A stretch of the Candidatus Latescibacterota bacterium genome encodes the following:
- a CDS encoding response regulator — translation MKKVLVVEDSRLVSELLRIELGKRDFDVTVRDDGLEGLKTAKDIVPDILILDVMLPSMNGFKICRLLKFDKRFKNIPVIMLTTRSLEDDQKIGMTSGANAYMAKPFKIEVLVEKMEELLNEVGAVEG, via the coding sequence ATGAAGAAGGTGCTTGTGGTCGAGGATAGCAGGCTTGTCTCGGAGCTGTTAAGGATCGAACTTGGAAAGAGGGATTTCGACGTGACCGTCAGAGATGATGGCCTCGAAGGCCTGAAAACGGCTAAAGACATCGTTCCGGATATTCTGATACTGGATGTGATGCTTCCCTCGATGAATGGGTTCAAGATCTGCAGGTTGCTCAAGTTCGACAAGAGGTTCAAAAATATTCCGGTCATTATGTTGACGACAAGGTCCCTTGAAGACGACCAGAAGATCGGTATGACCAGTGGTGCGAATGCATACATGGCCAAACCTTTCAAAATCGAGGTTCTTGTCGAAAAAATGGAGGAGCTTCTTAACGAAGTCGGAGCAGTCGAAGGATAG
- a CDS encoding FAD-binding oxidoreductase, which translates to MERRKNFDAIIIGAGSVGLPLAYFLALEGLSVLVLDSYPSPGQGQNKAAIGGVRATHSDPAKISLCLQSLEIFSSWEEKHGTDIGWIGGGYCFPIYREADESALKGLLPVQKKFGLDIDWVGAERIIELVPGINRDNLRGGTYSPGDGQVSPLMSAAAFWQEAKNNGVYFRFNEPVTELLIERGSIRGVKTSIGEYHSDVVVNAAGAYGQEIGKMAGLDIPVIPESHEAGISAPMERFFKPLIVDIRPGPERRTANFYFGQNDRGQVIFCYTPIESITGTDRAVTSEFMPVIARRLIELIPRLKNMLVRRVWRGLYPMTPDGIIILDYVREIKGLYLSVGMCGQGFMLGPGVGLNMAKLIVNGEPAIPKDIFESVGFYRDFNLKRTETLK; encoded by the coding sequence ATGGAACGGAGAAAAAACTTCGACGCGATAATAATCGGAGCTGGAAGCGTCGGCCTCCCTTTAGCCTATTTCCTGGCTCTCGAGGGTTTAAGCGTTCTGGTCCTCGACAGCTATCCCTCCCCTGGACAGGGACAGAACAAGGCTGCTATAGGGGGAGTCAGGGCTACACACAGTGACCCCGCCAAGATATCTCTCTGCCTTCAAAGCCTGGAGATATTCTCAAGCTGGGAGGAAAAGCATGGTACCGATATAGGCTGGATCGGAGGAGGATACTGTTTTCCCATTTATAGAGAGGCCGACGAGAGTGCCTTGAAAGGGCTGCTTCCAGTTCAAAAGAAGTTCGGACTTGATATCGACTGGGTCGGCGCGGAAAGGATCATCGAACTGGTTCCTGGAATAAACAGGGATAATCTGCGAGGTGGTACATATTCTCCGGGCGACGGGCAGGTCTCACCCCTGATGTCGGCCGCTGCATTCTGGCAGGAAGCGAAAAATAATGGGGTGTATTTCAGATTCAATGAACCGGTGACGGAGCTCCTGATCGAAAGAGGATCGATAAGGGGAGTAAAGACCTCGATCGGAGAGTACCACTCCGATGTCGTGGTAAACGCGGCTGGTGCGTATGGCCAAGAGATCGGGAAAATGGCCGGTCTGGATATACCTGTTATCCCCGAAAGCCATGAAGCAGGGATATCGGCTCCCATGGAAAGGTTCTTCAAGCCCTTAATAGTCGATATCAGGCCTGGTCCCGAACGACGCACGGCGAATTTTTATTTCGGACAGAACGACAGGGGGCAGGTAATCTTCTGTTATACTCCGATAGAATCTATAACAGGGACCGACAGGGCAGTTACTTCGGAGTTCATGCCAGTCATAGCGAGAAGACTTATAGAACTTATCCCAAGGCTGAAAAATATGCTTGTAAGGCGCGTATGGAGGGGATTGTATCCGATGACCCCGGACGGAATAATCATTCTCGACTATGTCCGGGAAATCAAGGGACTGTATCTCTCTGTCGGAATGTGTGGACAGGGATTCATGCTTGGGCCGGGAGTAGGTCTCAACATGGCAAAATTGATAGTGAACGGTGAGCCCGCTATTCCCAAGGACATCTTTGAATCCGTAGGTTTCTACCGCGATTTCAACCTCAAGAGGACTGAGACGCTGAAATAA
- a CDS encoding FAD-dependent oxidoreductase translates to MFEINSDTNGNHRLRSHPIIPIESKKKISFTFNGILVKALEGEVITSALYASGIKVFSHHQRDNAPQGIFCANGQCSQCLVIVNGVPVKGCMTIATDGMEVVSCEGNPELPASDDLPAFSEVDVIKTDVLVIGGGPAGINAAIELGRLGIETLVVDDKNEPGGKLTLQTHPFFGSRDDCYAGIRGINIAEILTSELEKLDTVTVMTGTTAVGVFEDKKIGLFDGSKIVLVDPDAVLVACGAREKTLVFPGCDLPGVYGAGAFQTLLNRDLVKPAERLFIVGGGNVGLITGYHAIQAGIKAVGLVEALDKCGGYKVHIDKLRRLGVPIFTSHTILKAEGTEHLESITICSIDEKFQPIPGTERKYDVDTLLIAVGLSPVNELFEKLEEFGMKRYNCGDSEEIAEASAAIFSGRITGRKIAKDLGHEIDIPIEWGKTQEILRSKPGRAIPFKSEKRDMKVFPIIRCVEEIPCNPCVDSCSKCSITIPGESIMGLPIFGGECTGCLKCVDACPALAITLVRPGYDDVKCTSLVTIPFEIDLENFKEGSVVMTVDMDGDPVGNGEVVMIRNSPFDKKRKLVSLEVPEKESCEVAGFKILDIEDGYEGAGLEESIPDDTIVCRCERITAGEIRKEIRTGVIDMNILKATIRTGMGACGGKTCTELILRLYRSEGVDISKVTLPTNRPFVSEVPLSAFAHLSDE, encoded by the coding sequence GTGTTTGAAATAAACTCCGATACTAATGGTAATCATCGGCTCAGATCCCACCCGATAATTCCCATCGAGAGCAAAAAGAAGATCTCATTTACATTCAATGGAATCCTCGTCAAAGCTCTCGAGGGGGAAGTCATAACGTCGGCGCTTTACGCGAGCGGAATCAAAGTCTTCAGTCATCATCAGAGAGATAACGCCCCGCAGGGAATATTCTGCGCCAACGGTCAGTGCAGCCAGTGTCTGGTGATCGTGAATGGTGTGCCAGTGAAAGGGTGTATGACAATAGCCACTGACGGGATGGAAGTGGTCAGCTGTGAAGGGAATCCCGAATTACCTGCATCGGACGATCTGCCCGCATTTTCCGAAGTCGATGTCATCAAGACAGACGTTCTTGTCATCGGAGGAGGTCCGGCCGGGATCAATGCGGCGATAGAGCTCGGAAGACTTGGGATCGAAACCCTGGTCGTTGATGACAAGAATGAACCCGGTGGAAAACTGACTTTGCAGACACATCCTTTCTTTGGTTCCCGTGACGATTGTTATGCCGGGATCAGAGGGATAAATATAGCGGAGATCCTCACTTCCGAGTTGGAGAAACTCGATACCGTTACCGTAATGACAGGAACAACAGCGGTTGGAGTATTCGAAGATAAGAAAATCGGACTTTTTGACGGCAGTAAGATCGTCCTCGTGGATCCTGATGCGGTGCTGGTCGCTTGCGGAGCCAGGGAAAAAACACTCGTCTTTCCGGGTTGCGATCTCCCTGGCGTATATGGCGCTGGCGCGTTCCAGACCCTTTTAAACAGAGATCTGGTCAAACCTGCCGAGAGGCTGTTTATTGTCGGAGGGGGGAATGTCGGACTTATAACCGGCTATCACGCGATTCAGGCCGGGATCAAAGCGGTGGGCCTGGTCGAAGCTCTTGATAAGTGTGGTGGATATAAAGTCCATATCGACAAATTGAGACGGCTTGGAGTACCGATATTCACTTCCCATACTATATTGAAAGCTGAAGGCACTGAACATCTCGAGAGTATCACTATCTGTTCGATAGACGAAAAATTCCAACCTATACCTGGTACAGAGCGAAAGTATGATGTAGATACTCTGCTCATAGCGGTAGGACTTTCGCCCGTCAACGAACTTTTCGAGAAGCTTGAGGAATTCGGAATGAAAAGATACAACTGCGGTGATTCGGAAGAGATCGCTGAAGCGTCTGCGGCAATATTCAGTGGGAGGATCACAGGCAGGAAGATAGCAAAAGATCTTGGTCACGAAATCGATATACCGATCGAATGGGGAAAGACTCAGGAAATACTAAGAAGCAAACCTGGGCGGGCAATACCATTCAAGTCGGAAAAAAGAGACATGAAGGTGTTTCCGATTATCAGGTGTGTAGAAGAGATACCCTGCAATCCATGTGTCGATTCATGTTCAAAATGCTCGATAACTATTCCCGGTGAGTCGATCATGGGTCTGCCGATTTTTGGTGGAGAATGCACCGGATGCCTGAAATGTGTCGATGCCTGTCCCGCTCTGGCGATCACACTGGTCAGGCCGGGATACGATGATGTAAAGTGTACTTCCCTTGTTACAATTCCCTTCGAGATCGATTTAGAAAACTTTAAAGAGGGTTCTGTCGTGATGACGGTAGATATGGATGGTGATCCTGTGGGTAATGGGGAAGTCGTCATGATCAGGAATTCTCCTTTCGATAAGAAGAGAAAACTTGTCTCACTGGAAGTCCCGGAAAAGGAATCCTGCGAAGTGGCCGGATTCAAAATACTCGATATCGAAGACGGATATGAAGGCGCAGGGCTGGAAGAATCCATACCTGACGACACGATCGTATGTAGATGCGAGAGGATAACAGCAGGCGAGATAAGGAAAGAGATCAGAACCGGAGTCATAGATATGAATATTCTGAAAGCGACGATCAGGACGGGAATGGGAGCATGTGGGGGGAAGACCTGTACGGAATTGATACTCAGGTTATATCGAAGCGAAGGAGTGGATATCTCGAAAGTCACTCTTCCGACCAACCGGCCGTTCGTTTCTGAGGTGCCGCTGTCGGCTTTCGCTCATCTGTCGGACGAATAA
- a CDS encoding pyruvate carboxylase subunit B — protein sequence MSDKKKKTDFGPVGITDTTFRDGHQSTLATRFRTEDMLPIAEEMDRVGFNSMEVWGGATFDVATRFLNEDPWERLIELKKRIKDTPLMMLLRGQNLVGYRNYADDVVESFVHEAAEAGIDVFRVFDALNDERNFEASFKAIRKTGKQTQGTISYSLTERRLGGEVFDLAYYVRKARALEDLGVDSICIKDMAGLMNPFDAFDLVSSIKAEVSVPIHLHCHYTSGMASMTYLKAIEAGVDVVDCALAPFGLRTSEPAIEPMVAALVGSERDPKLDLEKLFKLGNYIEKVVPKYRRFLNRTKMAVIDTGVLKHQIPGGMLTNLVSQLAEAEALDRLSDVYDELPRTRKELGYPPLVTPTSQIVGIQAVQNVLFGRYKMISAQVKDYAFGLYGKPPVPMDPKIQKLALKGYPRGDKPIDCRAADMLEPEMEKAREAVKGLARNEQDVLIYALYPTTGMRFLRWKYGLEEPPADVRPVTLEEIKREDEMVEKVLKGQAIITPAGDKPAKGAALRTFNVFVGGDYYNIEVEEVGGKSRAKASGETAPLVTRKPVKSKKIKPESDGGKEERSTGSAGSEFTLTAPMPGMVVSYEVKEGDSVSEGDVLVILEAMKMQNSLTSNVSGVIRSIKVAPGTSVEKNQVLLTISQ from the coding sequence ATGTCTGATAAAAAAAAGAAGACGGATTTCGGCCCCGTAGGGATTACCGATACAACATTCAGAGACGGGCACCAGTCGACACTGGCGACAAGATTCCGCACAGAAGATATGCTTCCCATTGCAGAGGAAATGGACAGGGTCGGGTTTAATTCCATGGAGGTGTGGGGAGGCGCGACGTTTGATGTCGCTACGAGGTTTTTGAACGAAGATCCGTGGGAGAGGTTGATCGAGCTCAAAAAACGTATCAAAGATACTCCTCTGATGATGTTACTCAGGGGACAGAATCTTGTCGGGTACAGGAACTATGCCGATGATGTTGTAGAATCATTTGTGCATGAAGCCGCTGAGGCGGGCATCGATGTTTTCCGCGTATTCGATGCTTTGAATGACGAGCGCAATTTTGAAGCTTCATTCAAGGCTATAAGAAAAACAGGTAAACAGACTCAGGGCACAATTTCGTATTCGCTTACTGAGCGAAGGTTGGGCGGAGAAGTATTCGACCTGGCTTATTATGTCAGGAAAGCGAGAGCCCTTGAGGATCTTGGAGTAGATTCCATATGTATAAAAGATATGGCCGGGTTGATGAATCCATTTGATGCTTTCGACCTTGTCAGTTCGATAAAGGCTGAGGTCTCGGTTCCCATACATCTTCACTGTCATTATACGAGTGGTATGGCCTCTATGACTTATCTTAAAGCTATAGAGGCGGGAGTCGATGTTGTCGATTGCGCTCTTGCCCCCTTTGGGCTCAGGACGTCGGAACCCGCGATCGAACCTATGGTGGCGGCATTGGTCGGGTCGGAGAGGGATCCGAAGCTGGATCTGGAGAAACTATTCAAACTGGGCAACTATATTGAGAAGGTAGTTCCCAAATACAGGCGATTCCTGAACAGAACGAAGATGGCAGTGATAGACACCGGTGTGTTGAAACACCAGATCCCTGGTGGGATGCTTACAAATCTTGTCAGCCAGCTGGCCGAAGCTGAAGCTCTGGACAGGCTCAGCGATGTGTACGATGAGTTACCCAGGACAAGGAAGGAACTGGGATACCCGCCCCTCGTTACTCCAACGAGTCAGATTGTCGGCATCCAGGCCGTTCAGAATGTGCTTTTCGGCAGATATAAGATGATCAGCGCGCAGGTCAAGGACTATGCTTTTGGTCTTTATGGTAAGCCACCGGTCCCGATGGATCCCAAGATTCAGAAGCTTGCGTTGAAAGGATATCCGAGGGGAGACAAGCCGATAGATTGCAGGGCCGCGGATATGCTGGAGCCCGAGATGGAAAAGGCCAGAGAGGCTGTAAAAGGGCTTGCCAGAAATGAACAGGATGTGCTGATCTACGCACTCTATCCCACGACCGGGATGAGATTTCTCAGATGGAAATATGGTCTGGAAGAACCGCCGGCGGATGTAAGGCCGGTCACACTTGAGGAAATCAAGCGGGAAGACGAGATGGTCGAGAAGGTTCTGAAAGGTCAGGCTATAATAACTCCGGCCGGTGATAAACCCGCAAAGGGAGCCGCGCTCAGGACGTTCAACGTCTTTGTGGGGGGCGATTATTACAATATCGAAGTAGAGGAAGTCGGCGGAAAATCACGAGCAAAAGCTTCCGGGGAAACGGCGCCTCTGGTGACCAGAAAGCCGGTCAAAAGCAAAAAAATCAAGCCAGAGTCTGATGGCGGCAAGGAAGAACGATCCACAGGAAGCGCAGGATCCGAATTTACTCTGACAGCCCCGATGCCCGGGATGGTCGTCAGTTATGAAGTGAAGGAGGGGGATTCTGTAAGTGAGGGCGATGTCCTGGTTATCCTCGAGGCCATGAAAATGCAGAACAGCCTCACATCAAATGTCAGCGGTGTGATCAGATCGATAAAGGTCGCTCCTGGAACATCAGTGGAGAAGAATCAGGTACTACTTACAATCTCCCAGTAG
- a CDS encoding glycosyltransferase family 4 protein, which yields MDNITQKCIQRNEVPAAAKPRILQISASDITITKLLFPLMHALRFEGYDVECAANDLEKGTVSRIESVGFRFHNIDIRRNLSPANLYRGFMNILELLKRERFDIVHFHTPVAAFIGRLAAGIAGQENILYTAHGFYFHENMPWFKRFIFKFAEKIAGRFATDFMFCQSIEDTDWAAGGNFISPSRVLHIGNGADISHFNPDIELGSKVRKELGIDTQTIVLTFIGRIVKEKGILDLAESFRSLSSIFPNTILLVAGDCETSGDRDTTTLDRLKSLIRVNQMENRVKLLGFRNDPERILAASDIFVLPSYREGLPRSICEAMACGVPVIASRIRGCREEVTDGIDGILFEAGNNKALTEALGILISERGKRVAMGEMARKKALQHFDERKVLDRQLRVFRSLIPPHSDPPEKIDVMKEKSRESLEATPVL from the coding sequence ATGGATAATATCACACAAAAATGCATTCAACGAAATGAGGTCCCAGCAGCTGCAAAACCGAGGATCCTCCAGATATCTGCGAGCGATATTACTATTACTAAACTGTTATTTCCACTCATGCACGCATTGCGCTTCGAAGGATACGATGTAGAATGTGCAGCGAACGATCTCGAAAAAGGAACAGTGAGCAGAATCGAATCCGTTGGCTTTCGATTTCACAATATCGATATCAGAAGGAATCTCTCCCCTGCCAACCTTTACAGGGGGTTTATGAATATTCTTGAATTATTGAAACGTGAAAGGTTCGATATCGTCCATTTTCATACTCCTGTAGCCGCCTTCATAGGAAGGCTCGCTGCTGGGATCGCCGGGCAGGAAAATATCCTGTACACAGCCCACGGGTTCTATTTTCACGAAAATATGCCCTGGTTCAAAAGATTTATTTTCAAGTTCGCGGAGAAAATTGCCGGTAGATTTGCCACTGATTTCATGTTTTGCCAGAGCATCGAGGATACAGACTGGGCTGCAGGAGGAAATTTCATCTCTCCGTCTCGTGTCCTTCATATCGGTAATGGAGCGGATATATCGCATTTTAACCCTGACATCGAACTCGGGTCCAAAGTAAGAAAAGAATTGGGAATCGATACGCAAACCATCGTTCTCACCTTTATTGGAAGGATAGTAAAAGAAAAAGGAATCCTTGATCTAGCCGAATCTTTTAGGTCTCTTTCGTCCATTTTCCCAAACACGATCCTTCTCGTGGCAGGCGACTGCGAGACGTCAGGAGACAGGGACACTACTACACTCGACCGTCTCAAATCACTGATACGGGTCAACCAGATGGAGAACAGGGTAAAACTATTGGGGTTCAGAAACGATCCCGAAAGGATACTTGCAGCCAGCGACATCTTCGTCCTCCCGTCTTACAGGGAAGGGCTTCCGCGCTCAATATGTGAAGCAATGGCGTGCGGAGTCCCGGTCATAGCTTCCAGAATCAGGGGATGCAGGGAAGAAGTCACTGACGGGATCGATGGGATATTGTTCGAAGCAGGTAATAACAAAGCCCTCACCGAAGCCCTGGGGATCCTTATATCAGAGAGGGGAAAACGTGTCGCTATGGGTGAGATGGCTCGAAAAAAAGCATTGCAGCACTTCGATGAAAGAAAGGTCCTTGATCGTCAGTTAAGGGTATTCCGAAGCCTGATCCCTCCACACTCCGATCCCCCTGAGAAAATTGACGTCATGAAAGAAAAAAGCCGAGAATCGCTGGAAGCGACCCCGGTTCTTTGA
- a CDS encoding PAS domain S-box protein — MGIGKPEEYLESIFESSPVPLISLDMRFRIIMFNKAACMLTGHASEYITGRRITKIIHLCNLRKIIKTLRNGKISFDDGYMTKMIGSGGTQIPVRLKISPLFDTENTLIGALIVASDLREIREVQAKMFEAERLAAITETAISVNHEINNPLCSILGNTQLMLMEKDSLDPRMIRKLESIEKQIARIQDIAERLGKITKPVLKEYVGGKKMLDVEHSEVKNHT; from the coding sequence ATGGGAATCGGAAAACCTGAAGAATATCTCGAATCCATATTCGAGAGCTCCCCTGTACCTCTTATATCATTGGACATGAGATTCAGGATAATCATGTTCAACAAGGCTGCCTGCATGTTGACGGGACACGCCAGTGAATATATAACGGGCAGGAGAATCACGAAGATCATCCACCTTTGCAATCTCAGGAAAATTATTAAAACTCTGCGAAACGGGAAAATATCCTTTGATGACGGGTATATGACAAAGATGATCGGAAGTGGGGGAACACAAATCCCTGTAAGGCTCAAGATCTCACCTTTGTTTGACACGGAAAACACGCTGATTGGGGCTCTGATAGTGGCTTCAGACCTGAGAGAGATAAGGGAAGTGCAGGCCAAGATGTTTGAAGCGGAGAGGCTGGCAGCCATAACCGAGACAGCTATCAGTGTAAATCATGAGATTAACAATCCTCTTTGTTCCATTCTCGGCAATACTCAATTGATGCTGATGGAAAAAGATAGTCTTGATCCCAGGATGATAAGGAAACTTGAGAGTATCGAAAAACAGATAGCAAGGATTCAGGACATAGCCGAACGCCTTGGAAAGATCACAAAACCTGTTCTCAAGGAATATGTGGGGGGGAAGAAGATGCTGGATGTGGAACACTCGGAAGTAAAGAATCATACTTGA
- a CDS encoding response regulator, with amino-acid sequence MDQHRILIVEDDEDIVETVKYSLELRGYNIDVAYDGLHALRKAHRKEYDLMLLDIMLPGKNGYEVSRILKQEMDEGKIKPFKILVLTARKVDSPEREDFLATWSKADEYMYKPFELDDLMDRISTHLISGSVKASVV; translated from the coding sequence ATGGATCAGCACAGGATCCTCATCGTTGAGGATGATGAGGATATCGTAGAGACTGTAAAATACAGTCTCGAATTGAGAGGGTATAACATCGACGTAGCTTACGATGGTCTGCACGCCCTCAGAAAAGCTCACAGGAAAGAGTATGACCTGATGCTCCTGGATATAATGTTGCCGGGAAAAAACGGATATGAAGTCTCCCGCATTCTGAAACAGGAGATGGATGAGGGAAAGATCAAACCTTTCAAGATCCTTGTCCTTACTGCCAGGAAAGTCGATAGTCCCGAGCGGGAAGATTTTCTGGCTACATGGTCCAAAGCTGATGAGTATATGTATAAACCGTTTGAACTTGATGATCTGATGGATAGAATTTCGACTCACCTGATATCAGGGAGTGTGAAAGCGAGTGTGGTCTGA
- a CDS encoding GAF domain-containing sensor histidine kinase, protein MVTTELSHLLKKLRVSSPKNIRTVVKVIDEAISDLMPLVCCVLEIYSERTIYLTCSKDGTTRAEVSVLCGLESRDADRWVVLNSGHVDDMKEKDDQQAKDVRRIELKTGFEQYGVLNLILPAGTSVSCRFLEDAGEVISISLNPFINAGSDERRTTESLKIDLLESSRDESSMKNVLVRMMEIAGAEFCAYYSSNGEECLHALLDSRELSLRVPEIREKLKTTYDMFANNRVPQSLAREKVYYKSIHNNISYLVGNSRIESYFIVPVIFDTKVRGVLFFGSVREDAFVRETISFFNSMAGEGKSGTPMMYMLSGELNVIGKIIGQIPVACAMISPEGRLVAANDNFFKVLGIDGAAPETLGELDGITPFNINGIWSEFRIAGLLKSRKIKADKGKNGYLSVDWVKLENVYAEAGSIILIRDVSIEKEKDRSTEEMLATVAHELRTPLTGLKNSLRLLSDSYEGESDADRYKGQPVSQREKKFVGTAIRTVDRLNLLVDGLVRTSSIRKTNRQAIFRNVPADRFIEDSITIFRSSFNSRKIELDLDISSEINSLYIDPDMMEQVIQNIISNSLKHVPYEGRIGIVVRMNEDPAESLRPEAIREHIPSMKFVTVRIEDSGPGLPDGVVERVNRAEKYDNNNTHPVRGLGLMIASRLVKLHGGILSAREVQGNGGTLDITIPADRKTNEAVLAVANARAVFDDTILRGDLPILSVLVNDNRNCWVDMISEWEVSPTINPAAEEVGTDDICIWPVSENLALMLFSEKSSLTVDRKRESVHGRLSLVCNKDNCCFGTAAYPEDGRKFADILERSVEMAAPVMVTSLWKGE, encoded by the coding sequence ATGGTAACAACAGAATTATCACATCTTTTGAAGAAGCTCCGGGTGTCTTCTCCAAAGAATATCCGGACGGTTGTCAAGGTCATAGATGAAGCGATATCAGACCTGATGCCGCTGGTTTGTTGTGTTCTGGAAATATATAGCGAAAGAACGATATATCTGACCTGTTCGAAGGACGGGACTACCCGGGCAGAAGTGTCTGTATTGTGCGGGTTGGAAAGCAGGGACGCTGACAGGTGGGTGGTGCTTAATTCCGGACATGTAGATGATATGAAGGAGAAGGATGATCAGCAGGCAAAAGATGTCCGGAGAATAGAACTCAAGACAGGGTTTGAACAATACGGAGTGCTTAATCTTATTCTTCCTGCCGGGACATCAGTTTCCTGCAGATTTCTGGAAGATGCTGGTGAAGTGATCTCGATTTCCCTGAATCCGTTCATCAATGCTGGAAGTGATGAACGAAGAACTACTGAATCTCTGAAAATCGACTTGCTGGAGTCCTCGCGAGATGAATCCTCAATGAAGAATGTTCTGGTCAGGATGATGGAGATCGCTGGAGCGGAGTTCTGTGCCTATTATTCGAGTAATGGAGAGGAATGTCTTCATGCGTTGTTGGACAGCCGTGAATTATCTCTCAGGGTTCCCGAGATCAGAGAAAAACTAAAAACGACTTATGACATGTTTGCTAATAATCGAGTGCCCCAAAGTCTGGCAAGAGAGAAGGTCTATTATAAATCGATACATAATAACATCTCATATCTGGTCGGTAATTCCAGGATAGAAAGTTACTTCATCGTTCCAGTCATCTTCGATACGAAGGTTCGTGGAGTCCTGTTTTTTGGTAGCGTAAGGGAAGATGCGTTTGTGAGAGAGACGATATCGTTCTTCAATTCGATGGCGGGCGAAGGCAAGTCCGGTACTCCGATGATGTACATGTTGAGTGGAGAATTGAATGTTATCGGGAAGATCATAGGACAGATACCTGTCGCGTGCGCCATGATCTCTCCTGAAGGCAGGCTTGTAGCGGCTAACGATAATTTTTTTAAGGTACTTGGTATCGATGGAGCTGCACCCGAGACTCTTGGGGAACTGGACGGTATTACTCCATTCAACATCAATGGCATCTGGAGCGAGTTCAGAATTGCCGGTCTGCTAAAATCGAGGAAAATAAAGGCGGACAAGGGGAAGAACGGGTATCTATCTGTCGATTGGGTCAAACTTGAGAATGTCTATGCCGAAGCAGGTTCAATCATACTGATTAGAGATGTCTCCATTGAAAAGGAAAAAGATCGGTCCACAGAAGAAATGCTCGCGACAGTCGCTCATGAACTGAGAACGCCTTTGACAGGACTCAAGAACTCACTTCGGCTTCTTAGTGATTCTTATGAAGGTGAGTCCGATGCTGACAGATACAAAGGGCAGCCAGTATCCCAGCGAGAAAAGAAATTCGTTGGAACAGCGATCAGGACCGTCGATCGATTGAATCTTCTTGTCGATGGCCTGGTGAGGACCTCCAGTATCAGGAAAACCAATAGACAAGCGATTTTCCGTAATGTTCCCGCTGACAGATTTATCGAAGATTCAATTACGATCTTCAGGAGTTCGTTCAACAGCAGAAAGATCGAACTTGACCTGGATATCAGCAGTGAGATAAACAGCCTCTATATCGATCCAGATATGATGGAACAGGTGATTCAGAATATTATTTCGAACAGTCTCAAGCACGTGCCGTATGAAGGCAGGATCGGTATAGTCGTCAGAATGAATGAAGATCCAGCCGAATCTCTTCGTCCGGAAGCAATTCGTGAGCATATACCGTCTATGAAATTTGTAACGGTCAGAATCGAAGATTCGGGTCCGGGGTTACCTGATGGTGTCGTAGAGAGGGTAAACCGGGCAGAGAAATATGATAACAACAATACACATCCCGTAAGGGGTTTGGGCCTGATGATCGCCAGTCGACTTGTAAAGCTGCATGGTGGAATCTTGTCAGCCAGGGAAGTTCAGGGAAATGGGGGGACTCTGGATATTACGATACCGGCCGACAGGAAGACCAATGAGGCGGTACTGGCAGTCGCCAACGCCAGGGCGGTATTCGATGATACGATTTTGCGAGGTGATCTGCCGATCCTTAGTGTTCTTGTAAACGATAACCGGAACTGCTGGGTCGATATGATCTCCGAATGGGAAGTGAGTCCGACGATAAATCCTGCTGCCGAAGAAGTCGGTACTGATGACATATGCATCTGGCCTGTTTCAGAGAATCTGGCGCTGATGCTATTTTCAGAAAAGTCATCACTTACGGTGGATAGAAAAAGAGAGTCAGTTCATGGGAGACTGTCTCTGGTCTGCAACAAAGATAATTGTTGTTTCGGCACGGCAGCATATCCCGAAGATGGCAGGAAATTTGCTGATATTCTGGAAAGATCTGTGGAAATGGCTGCGCCGGTCATGGTCACCAGCCTTTGGAAAGGAGAATGA